From a region of the Thiomicrorhabdus sp. genome:
- a CDS encoding HlyC/CorC family transporter, whose protein sequence is MNSLDIPILFGILALLIILSALFSSSETSMMALNRYRLKHHAKSGHKGAKLAKNLLKSPDRLLGVILLGNNFVNIFASSIATIIAMQLMGEAGIAIAAGLLTMVVLIFAEVAPKTLAALYPEKIAYPAAYVLTPLLKLFSPIVWFVNFFANGFLKLFGVNIKNVEDAHALSHEELQTLINEATSQLPTQYRSMLSSVLSLETVTVEDVMIPKQDMYAVDVDQPIEKILKAIQKSPYTRVPIYRSSLDEDLIGVLNLRRALPILMRNEVTLKDIIKIVRPAYFVPETTSLSVQLSKFNKNKRRMALIVDEYGDLQGLLTMEDLLEEIVGKLSTDAKAKPIEETVALHDDGSMTIDASEFIRDLNKTYELELPTNGPKTLNGLIQEVLEELPSPGTCIKIENYVLEVVETSTNAIEAVKLSIYTAKKNKKKVSHD, encoded by the coding sequence TTGAATTCTTTAGATATTCCTATCCTTTTTGGGATTTTAGCCCTTCTTATTATTCTTTCCGCTTTATTCTCTAGCTCAGAAACGAGCATGATGGCACTCAACCGCTATCGCTTGAAACATCATGCTAAATCGGGTCATAAAGGTGCTAAACTCGCCAAAAACTTACTCAAATCACCTGACCGCTTGTTAGGGGTAATATTACTGGGTAATAACTTTGTAAATATTTTTGCTTCATCCATTGCCACAATTATCGCCATGCAGTTAATGGGCGAAGCAGGAATTGCCATTGCCGCGGGTTTACTTACGATGGTAGTGTTAATTTTTGCAGAAGTTGCTCCCAAAACCCTAGCAGCACTTTACCCAGAAAAAATTGCTTACCCAGCGGCCTATGTATTAACGCCTTTACTTAAGCTATTTTCACCCATAGTTTGGTTTGTAAACTTTTTTGCTAACGGCTTTTTAAAACTATTTGGTGTTAACATTAAAAACGTTGAAGATGCTCATGCTCTATCTCATGAAGAGTTACAAACGCTTATTAATGAAGCCACTAGCCAACTGCCTACGCAATACCGTTCAATGTTATCTAGTGTTTTGTCTTTAGAAACCGTCACCGTTGAAGACGTGATGATTCCTAAACAAGATATGTATGCGGTTGATGTTGATCAACCTATTGAGAAGATTTTAAAAGCAATTCAAAAATCTCCCTACACGCGTGTGCCCATTTATCGCTCATCTTTAGATGAAGATCTAATAGGCGTTTTAAACTTACGTCGTGCCTTACCGATTTTAATGCGCAATGAAGTGACTCTTAAGGATATTATTAAAATTGTTCGTCCGGCCTATTTTGTGCCAGAAACCACCTCTTTAAGTGTACAACTCAGTAAGTTTAATAAAAACAAACGCAGAATGGCTTTGATTGTAGATGAATACGGTGACCTGCAAGGCCTATTAACCATGGAAGACTTGCTAGAGGAAATTGTTGGCAAACTTTCTACCGATGCTAAAGCTAAACCAATAGAAGAGACCGTTGCACTGCATGATGATGGCAGTATGACTATTGATGCCTCTGAATTTATACGAGACCTTAACAAAACTTACGAATTAGAGTTACCAACAAATGGCCCTAAAACGCTAAATGGTTTAATTCAAGAAGTATTAGAAGAACTGCCGTCTCCAGGCACCTGTATCAAAATTGAAAACTACGTTTTAGAAGTTGTAGAGACCTCTACCAATGCCATTGAAGCAGTTAAACTTTCAATTTACACCGCTAAGAAAAATAAAAAAAAGGTAAGTCATGACTAA
- a CDS encoding inositol monophosphatase translates to MTNTAETSHPFSNETEWQKLLSGITEMAKTEVLARFEQVSAEEKADGSLLTEADTEMQKKTQAFLEKNWPQYAFLGEESSQQEQEAAMNSDSGCWILDPVDGTSNFAIGIPVYSVSLALMVKGTLLAGLVYDPSRNEMFSARIGQGAYLNDKLLIAKTPKQALKQCSGIIDFKRLAAPLATKLATQCPYSSQRSFGSVCLDWCWIAAGRGQIYLHGAQNIWDYAAGWLILNEAGGYSSTLDNECVVIPKVEKRSAVAATTQNLFTEWQAFLEI, encoded by the coding sequence ATGACTAATACAGCTGAAACCTCTCATCCTTTTAGTAATGAAACAGAATGGCAAAAGCTGCTTTCAGGCATAACAGAGATGGCTAAAACAGAAGTGTTAGCGAGATTTGAACAAGTCTCTGCAGAAGAAAAAGCGGATGGTTCACTGTTAACCGAAGCTGACACTGAAATGCAAAAAAAGACCCAAGCTTTTCTAGAAAAAAACTGGCCTCAATACGCCTTTTTAGGTGAAGAATCTTCACAACAAGAACAAGAAGCGGCTATGAATAGCGATTCGGGTTGTTGGATACTTGATCCCGTTGATGGCACAAGCAACTTTGCAATAGGCATACCGGTATATTCTGTGTCTTTAGCGTTAATGGTTAAAGGTACATTATTAGCAGGCCTGGTATATGATCCAAGTCGCAATGAGATGTTCTCTGCTCGCATTGGACAAGGTGCTTACCTTAATGACAAACTGTTAATTGCCAAAACACCAAAGCAAGCTCTAAAGCAATGCAGCGGCATTATCGACTTTAAGAGACTTGCCGCACCGTTGGCAACAAAGCTGGCAACTCAGTGCCCATACTCTTCACAACGTAGTTTTGGATCTGTTTGTTTGGATTGGTGTTGGATTGCGGCTGGGCGTGGTCAGATTTATTTGCACGGTGCACAAAACATTTGGGACTATGCTGCAGGTTGGTTAATTTTAAATGAAGCCGGTGGTTACAGCTCAACCTTAGATAATGAATGTGTGGTTATTCCCAAGGTTGAAAAACGTTCTGCGGTAGCGGCAACAACTCAAAATTTATTTACTGAGTGGCAAGCGTTTTTAGAAATTTAA
- a CDS encoding ATP-binding protein has protein sequence MHQFQQQVQDLYLSLPVATALFERDEDGIWQRLWQNPAAHSLWGDFNLAQNPRFKLELMDSLSQIAPSFFDYQVPGAIETFRFIATPYKESVLVQFLASTKEKSYSETVTEKSSDINSLIIDSAKFGIYDWNLEKDFIQFNQKGYEVFGVSGSDIGSTYERLFSRVYVKDQETVANAIEDHLVHKWPLNIEFRMLNIHDQYEWINMTGQAIWKEGKAVRLAGVLHNISDRKYAETQLKQREILIEQMIDVLPISIYVKDAQGCYRFFNKKAETISGRLKGQVIGRTDFEVFPIEIASIQASKDKEIQSSEKVVVYEKEVTVNDQVLWMYHGKSPMHVKQLDGSYETWLLSFSLDITKRKQAEEELKTAHNIAEQAAKAKSDFLSVMSHEIRTPLNAVIGNASLLLSEDLDEYLAKHIEMIKRSGDHLLYLINDILDFNKLEAGKVELEQKPFNMLQQIKTVVEMSVINAKLKHIGLDFTIADNVKPYYLGDEGRLRQILLNLVGNAIKFTSEGEVQIRLIKAPNSSFSKSSQSVGQTVLRFEVTDTGIGISEENIPKLFTEFAQADASTSRKFGGTGLGLSISKKLVEAMGGQIGILSEEGVGSTFWFEVPFEEAPEFEVTSEQIAQPQSKVKPLKILVAEDNESNQFLVKTILTKLGHSVEIANNGLEAFEMVQENDACFDLVLMDMQMPELSGIEATQQIRMLDSSVSHIPIIALSANSYEEGSEAVLAAGMNDYLSKPIDIGALKAALQKWS, from the coding sequence ATGCACCAGTTTCAACAGCAAGTACAAGACCTTTATCTTTCGTTACCCGTCGCCACCGCTTTATTTGAAAGAGATGAGGATGGAATTTGGCAAAGGTTATGGCAAAATCCGGCTGCTCATTCTCTTTGGGGGGATTTTAATTTAGCTCAGAATCCTCGTTTTAAACTTGAGTTAATGGATTCACTCTCTCAAATTGCGCCATCTTTTTTTGATTACCAAGTTCCAGGTGCTATTGAAACATTTCGTTTTATTGCCACTCCATATAAAGAATCGGTATTAGTTCAATTTTTAGCCTCTACTAAAGAAAAGTCTTACTCAGAAACCGTCACAGAAAAAAGTTCAGATATTAATTCTTTAATTATAGATTCAGCAAAATTTGGTATTTACGACTGGAATCTAGAAAAGGATTTTATTCAGTTTAACCAAAAAGGCTATGAGGTCTTTGGGGTTAGTGGTAGTGATATTGGATCTACTTATGAAAGATTGTTTTCAAGAGTCTATGTGAAAGACCAAGAGACTGTTGCTAATGCGATTGAGGACCATTTAGTTCATAAATGGCCCTTAAATATTGAGTTTAGAATGCTTAATATTCATGATCAATATGAATGGATTAACATGACGGGACAAGCAATTTGGAAGGAAGGTAAAGCTGTACGCTTAGCGGGGGTTTTACATAATATTTCAGACCGAAAATACGCAGAAACTCAGTTAAAACAACGTGAAATATTAATTGAGCAAATGATTGATGTTTTACCTATCAGTATTTATGTAAAAGACGCTCAAGGTTGTTATCGTTTCTTTAATAAAAAGGCTGAAACCATCTCAGGAAGATTAAAAGGCCAGGTAATTGGTCGTACTGATTTTGAAGTTTTTCCTATAGAGATTGCCTCTATTCAAGCAAGTAAAGACAAAGAGATACAAAGTTCTGAAAAGGTAGTGGTTTATGAAAAAGAAGTCACTGTCAATGATCAAGTTCTTTGGATGTATCACGGTAAATCTCCAATGCATGTTAAGCAACTTGATGGTAGTTATGAGACTTGGTTGTTAAGTTTTTCTTTAGATATTACTAAGCGTAAACAAGCGGAAGAAGAGTTAAAAACGGCACACAATATTGCTGAGCAAGCGGCTAAGGCTAAGTCGGATTTTTTATCAGTAATGAGTCATGAAATTAGAACACCTTTAAATGCTGTCATTGGTAATGCAAGTTTGTTATTAAGTGAAGATTTGGATGAGTATTTAGCGAAACATATAGAGATGATTAAACGTTCTGGTGATCATTTATTGTATTTAATTAATGATATCTTAGATTTTAATAAGCTTGAGGCTGGTAAGGTTGAGCTTGAGCAGAAGCCGTTTAATATGCTGCAACAAATTAAAACCGTTGTAGAGATGTCGGTTATTAATGCTAAGTTAAAACATATAGGTTTAGACTTTACGATTGCTGATAACGTTAAACCCTATTACTTAGGTGACGAGGGTCGTTTAAGGCAGATACTTTTAAATCTCGTGGGTAATGCCATTAAATTTACGTCAGAAGGCGAGGTGCAAATACGTCTTATTAAAGCCCCAAATTCTAGTTTTTCTAAATCATCACAATCTGTTGGTCAAACGGTTCTAAGATTTGAGGTAACAGATACAGGTATTGGTATTTCTGAAGAAAATATCCCTAAGTTGTTTACCGAGTTTGCTCAGGCGGATGCGTCAACATCGCGCAAATTTGGCGGCACCGGATTAGGTTTATCGATCAGTAAAAAACTGGTTGAAGCAATGGGCGGTCAAATAGGTATTTTAAGTGAAGAAGGAGTAGGAAGTACTTTTTGGTTTGAAGTACCTTTTGAAGAAGCGCCAGAGTTTGAAGTTACCAGTGAACAAATCGCACAGCCTCAAAGTAAAGTAAAACCACTTAAAATTTTGGTTGCCGAAGATAATGAGTCAAATCAGTTTTTAGTTAAGACGATTTTGACTAAATTAGGACATTCTGTTGAAATTGCTAATAACGGTTTAGAAGCCTTTGAAATGGTTCAAGAAAATGATGCGTGTTTTGATTTAGTGTTAATGGATATGCAAATGCCAGAATTAAGTGGCATAGAAGCTACACAGCAAATTAGAATGCTCGATTCTAGTGTTAGTCATATTCCTATTATTGCTTTATCTGCCAACAGTTATGAAGAGGGTAGTGAGGCTGTTTTAGCGGCAGGAATGAACGACTATTTGAGTAAGCCGATTGACATAGGTGCGTTAAAAGCAGCTTTGCAGAAATGGTCTTAA
- a CDS encoding OmpP1/FadL family transporter, producing MTLNKLTGAVLLALASQAANASGFALIEQSASGQGNAYAGAAANAEDASVMWFNPAGLTEIQGSQAIIGAHVISPKAKFSNDGSYLVVPGNNLQGSDDDGATVGLVPNIYWKGKAGDYDIGLGINVPFGQHISYDDKWVGRYQATETNLKTININPAIAGKINDKLSFGFGLNAQYVDLILEQQANLGSSTSTAGDEKVSVKADSWGFGYNFGFLWKPLEKTRVGFAYRSTVTQNAKGTIDYPAALSALGLVDTNVSSTVDLPASATLSASQVYGKLTLLTGATWTKWSDYGSLTIQNGAGTTVSDSNQDFKDSWRLSLGGTYQLNDKLKLRTGVAFDQTPVSNETHRSPRTPDSDRKWIALGFGYKLTPGMDLDVGYSHLLSDKSKVNYSSDNGVTHLVGSYNPTVDIFSAQLVWKY from the coding sequence ATGACATTAAATAAACTTACAGGTGCGGTATTGTTGGCACTTGCTTCACAAGCTGCAAACGCATCGGGTTTTGCATTAATTGAACAAAGTGCAAGTGGGCAAGGTAATGCCTATGCGGGTGCCGCAGCCAATGCAGAAGATGCCAGTGTTATGTGGTTTAACCCAGCAGGCTTAACTGAGATACAAGGCAGTCAGGCAATTATTGGTGCTCATGTTATTTCTCCAAAGGCTAAGTTTAGTAATGACGGCTCTTATTTAGTGGTTCCTGGTAATAATTTACAAGGAAGTGATGATGATGGTGCTACTGTTGGACTTGTACCTAATATTTACTGGAAAGGTAAAGCTGGAGATTACGATATTGGTTTAGGTATCAATGTGCCTTTTGGTCAGCATATTTCTTATGATGATAAGTGGGTTGGTCGTTACCAAGCTACTGAAACAAATTTAAAAACCATTAATATAAATCCTGCTATTGCAGGAAAGATAAACGATAAACTTTCATTTGGTTTTGGTTTAAACGCACAATATGTCGATTTGATTTTAGAACAACAGGCAAATTTAGGTTCAAGCACAAGTACGGCGGGCGATGAGAAAGTATCTGTAAAAGCCGATAGTTGGGGCTTTGGCTATAACTTTGGTTTCTTATGGAAGCCTCTAGAAAAAACACGTGTTGGTTTTGCTTATCGCTCAACGGTTACCCAAAATGCAAAAGGTACAATTGATTATCCAGCAGCATTGTCTGCACTTGGATTAGTGGATACTAATGTTTCATCTACAGTTGACCTACCTGCATCCGCTACTTTAAGTGCTTCGCAAGTTTATGGAAAATTAACACTTTTAACTGGTGCAACTTGGACTAAATGGAGTGATTACGGTTCTTTGACAATACAGAATGGTGCGGGTACTACGGTTTCAGACTCTAATCAAGACTTTAAAGACAGCTGGCGTTTATCTCTAGGTGGTACTTATCAACTAAATGATAAATTAAAATTAAGAACAGGTGTAGCTTTTGACCAAACGCCTGTTTCTAATGAAACTCATCGAAGCCCACGTACACCAGACTCTGATCGTAAATGGATTGCTTTAGGTTTTGGTTATAAATTAACCCCAGGCATGGATTTAGATGTTGGTTATAGTCATCTTTTATCAGATAAATCAAAAGTGAATTATTCGTCAGATAATGGAGTAACGCATTTAGTGGGGTCTTACAATCCTACAGTTGATATTTTTAGTGCTCAATTAGTTTGGAAATACTAA